Part of the Bacillota bacterium genome is shown below.
GTAACTTTTTTGCAGCTCATTTAGCACAAATGCTCTCCAACCTATTTGCTCGCCTAGCGGGCCCCGAATTAAGTTATTGCCAAATATTAAAAGCAATGTGATCCATGAAGTAGTGACCAGTGCACTAAGCGGTACCCCTTGAATAACACTTGTCATCAAAAGGATGCCTATAAAAATAGAAGACTGAAGTAGCAGAACCCAAACTACAGTTGATAATTTCATCCTTTCACTGAACTGCCTCTTGACGTAGCTAATCAGATTATCCTCTGGATAGATCTTACGGAACATGGCTACAAAAACAAAGGTGGCAGTCCAGGCTGAAACTACTTTTAATACTTCCGCTAACACGAGAGACTCCAGGACAAGCATGGTCATCCCGATCAAAAGAATAAACAGAAAGAATACCCCATATGTCCAAAGAAC
Proteins encoded:
- a CDS encoding CPBP family intramembrane metalloprotease: MRRLLRGYVLWTYGVFFLFILLIGMTMLVLESLVLAEVLKVVSAWTATFVFVAMFRKIYPEDNLISYVKRQFSERMKLSTVVWVLLLQSSIFIGILLMTSVIQGVPLSALVTTSWITLLLIFGNNLIRGPLGEQIGWRAFVLNELQKSYSPLKSAVIVGVLWGFWHAPLWFLSGYAGMQLVQYIGCFMIYIISTSIIMTVFYNLNRNLLIPIIIHQLANYFVAIQIGDVLNIITITTVFYLVAALILVLVNHKNCLYGKAPSGDSDGISA